Proteins encoded together in one bacterium window:
- the eno gene encoding phosphopyruvate hydratase has product MGMKIKSLTGRQIFDSRGFPTLECSLLLDDGFLIQSSVPAGASVGHCEALELRDGDQAVFAGMGVLKAVLTLETVIAPALRQHVPNLIEMDELLVNLDGTSNKKRLGANTTLAVSIAIARAQAHIEGRHDYALLAELFKQKPVLPRCMVNILNGGMHADNHLMFQEFMIMPLRAISMSETMAIIFKVYQELKHLLHDAGYVTTVGDEGGFAPQFIGKGLKKQLAALDLLVQAIEKAGFTFDDVAICLDVAANYFFDTKTRCYILEGDSLTSADLVAQYEELVVRYPIVSIEDGMSEDDHAGWVLLTEKLGSKIHLIGDDIFVTSTEKLMHGIEEGVANGVLIKPNQCGTISEAYAALALAQNAEYMTVASHRSGETNDYFIADFAVGCAAGYIKAGACVRGERVAKYNRLLEIEKLLG; this is encoded by the coding sequence GTGGGTATGAAGATAAAAAGCCTTACGGGCCGCCAAATTTTTGATTCTCGAGGGTTTCCAACATTAGAATGTTCTTTGTTGTTGGATGACGGTTTTTTAATTCAATCAAGTGTGCCCGCCGGTGCTTCGGTTGGACATTGTGAAGCACTTGAGTTGCGAGATGGAGATCAGGCAGTTTTTGCTGGAATGGGTGTTTTAAAGGCGGTTCTTACGCTTGAAACAGTTATTGCGCCTGCATTGCGCCAGCATGTGCCGAATCTTATCGAGATGGACGAGTTACTGGTCAATCTTGATGGTACTTCAAATAAAAAAAGATTGGGAGCCAATACAACTTTGGCGGTAAGTATTGCTATAGCGCGTGCCCAGGCTCATATTGAAGGGCGTCATGATTATGCATTACTTGCTGAATTGTTTAAACAAAAACCAGTGCTGCCTCGTTGCATGGTGAATATTTTAAATGGCGGCATGCATGCTGATAATCATCTGATGTTTCAGGAATTTATGATTATGCCGCTCAGGGCTATCAGTATGAGTGAGACAATGGCAATTATTTTTAAGGTGTATCAAGAGCTTAAACATTTATTGCATGATGCAGGATATGTAACAACGGTCGGCGATGAAGGCGGCTTTGCTCCTCAGTTTATTGGAAAAGGTTTAAAAAAACAGTTGGCAGCATTAGACCTTTTGGTGCAGGCGATCGAAAAGGCCGGTTTTACCTTTGATGACGTGGCAATTTGTTTAGACGTTGCTGCCAATTATTTTTTTGATACAAAAACAAGGTGCTACATTCTTGAAGGCGATTCGTTAACAAGTGCAGATTTGGTTGCACAGTATGAAGAGCTTGTTGTGCGTTATCCAATTGTTTCTATTGAAGATGGCATGAGCGAAGACGATCATGCTGGCTGGGTTTTATTAACAGAAAAATTGGGAAGCAAAATTCATTTGATTGGAGATGATATTTTTGTTACTTCAACAGAAAAATTAATGCATGGTATTGAAGAGGGCGTTGCCAATGGCGTGCTGATCAAGCCAAATCAGTGTGGGACTATTTCTGAGGCGTATGCGGCATTGGCACTTGCTCAAAATGCTGAATATATGACGGTTGCGTCACATCGTTCTGGCGAAACAAATGATTATTTTATTGCAGACTTTGCCGTGGGTTGTGCTGCCGGTTATATCAAAGCGGGGGCGTGTGTTCGTGGCGAACGCGTAGCAAAATATAATCGATTACTTGAGATCGAAAAACTTCTTGGTTAA
- a CDS encoding glutamate--tRNA ligase gives MADNIRVRFAPSPTGFMHLGNVRAALMNYLFAKNQAGTFILRIEDTDEKRNIEEARAKILSDLEWLGLEFQEGPYKNGPYAPYLQSEREHLYQEKLAQLIEMKRAYRCFCTLEELENKRARHIALKQPPRYDRTCLRLTENQIQEKLATNLPFIWRCKIEDGHTATIADMAKGSIFFDMKNFSDFALTRTNGSSTFMFANFVDDWLMEITHVIRGEDHLTNTAMQAELYHTFSVPLPIFWHLPIICNNKGEKLSKRDFGFSLEDLKTAGFLPAAIVNYLAIIGASFKEEIQSLEELVTNFDFSHIHSSSSIKYDLEKLTWINHQWIARSNSYEMLEQLKSLLHKDIPTSMQTDAQELEKLITLLKPELKTLNDIVPLAAFYFDTPVIHKEDLVAHVGAEKTEHILHSIAECKQFLPNIELFLEHLKTLCKKHEISMKELFGSLRYLLTGQFQGIGIKDLLTILQPAIIEQRLSMN, from the coding sequence ATGGCAGATAATATTCGAGTTCGTTTTGCACCATCCCCAACTGGATTTATGCATTTGGGCAACGTTCGAGCCGCACTCATGAATTATCTTTTTGCCAAAAACCAAGCCGGTACCTTTATTTTACGTATCGAAGATACTGATGAAAAAAGAAATATTGAAGAAGCTCGCGCAAAAATTTTGAGCGATCTCGAGTGGCTTGGCCTTGAGTTTCAGGAAGGTCCTTACAAAAACGGCCCTTACGCGCCTTACTTGCAATCGGAACGCGAACATCTTTATCAAGAAAAATTAGCACAACTCATTGAAATGAAAAGAGCATACCGCTGTTTTTGTACCCTTGAAGAATTGGAAAACAAACGCGCACGCCATATCGCACTCAAACAACCGCCGCGCTATGACCGCACCTGCTTGCGCCTTACCGAAAATCAAATCCAAGAAAAACTTGCCACCAATCTGCCATTTATATGGCGCTGCAAAATAGAAGATGGACACACCGCCACCATCGCTGATATGGCAAAAGGCAGCATTTTTTTTGATATGAAAAATTTCTCAGACTTTGCACTTACCAGAACTAACGGTTCTTCAACATTTATGTTTGCCAATTTTGTTGATGACTGGCTTATGGAAATTACGCACGTCATTCGTGGCGAAGATCATTTGACCAATACCGCCATGCAAGCAGAACTTTATCATACTTTCTCTGTTCCATTGCCAATATTTTGGCATTTGCCAATTATTTGCAACAACAAGGGAGAAAAGCTTTCTAAACGCGATTTCGGATTCAGCCTTGAAGATCTCAAAACTGCCGGTTTTTTGCCAGCTGCCATTGTTAATTATTTGGCAATCATTGGCGCATCATTTAAAGAAGAAATTCAATCACTTGAAGAATTAGTTACCAATTTTGATTTCTCACATATACACAGCAGCAGCTCAATTAAATACGATCTTGAAAAATTAACATGGATCAATCATCAATGGATTGCTCGTTCTAATTCTTATGAAATGCTTGAACAATTAAAAAGCTTACTGCACAAAGATATTCCAACAAGCATGCAAACGGATGCTCAAGAACTTGAAAAATTAATAACATTGTTGAAGCCAGAATTAAAAACATTGAACGATATTGTACCGCTCGCTGCTTTTTATTTTGACACGCCCGTCATTCACAAAGAAGATCTTGTGGCACATGTGGGCGCAGAAAAAACAGAACACATTTTGCACAGCATTGCAGAGTGCAAACAATTTTTACCTAATATCGAACTATTCCTTGAACACCTAAAAACACTTTGTAAAAAACACGAAATCAGCATGAAAGAACTCTTTGGTTCATTACGATACTTGCTGACTGGTCAATTCCAAGGCATTGGCATTAAAGATCTTCTTACAATACTGCAGCCTGCTATTATTGAACAACGTTTATCTATGAATTAA
- a CDS encoding ComEC/Rec2 family competence protein, whose translation MFKNSTNKLTKLTFMLTNAINILFRIAIPCTTLALAWYSLIIKPRQTLKPNFLFFLMVSLISGIFLQSWFALPLPLVALGIIASSIVTLCVQDIPPLALLMPVFCLVGAFTFQYQKNHAAMLLTCYGNQPITLYGTISNKEECTGIFKEQWRLSVSDLELHNEKQSTSFNVLCYSKKITDLLPSDQIILHNVILKTSHTASMSDKPTFADYLMKEDALSSLFIDHKTSYTLQSRPIWSFNRWLWTKKMNLYHACKQKLSHITFTYFSLIFLGNKYFAKYDSLRALFNQWGLAHFLARSGLHIVLFIFMWTFLLNLIPLPLQWKRIILLCCCFCYCMLSWISISFIRAFLVFILTQLGALLARPTHFLHLLTIACLLILLFNPIQLFFLDFQLTFGLTFTLALLAHTI comes from the coding sequence TTGTTCAAAAACAGTACAAACAAATTAACAAAACTAACCTTCATGCTGACCAATGCCATCAATATTCTTTTTCGTATCGCGATCCCTTGCACCACGCTTGCTCTTGCATGGTACAGCCTCATTATAAAACCACGCCAGACCCTAAAACCAAATTTTTTGTTTTTCTTAATGGTAAGCTTGATAAGTGGTATTTTTTTACAATCATGGTTCGCTCTTCCCTTGCCGCTGGTTGCGCTTGGTATCATTGCCAGCTCAATTGTCACACTATGCGTACAAGACATCCCACCCCTTGCATTATTAATGCCCGTTTTTTGTTTGGTAGGGGCATTTACATTTCAATATCAAAAAAATCATGCCGCCATGTTGCTCACATGTTACGGCAATCAACCAATAACGCTGTACGGCACCATCAGTAATAAAGAAGAATGTACCGGCATTTTTAAAGAACAATGGCGCTTAAGCGTTTCCGATCTTGAACTGCATAATGAAAAACAATCGACCTCATTTAATGTTTTGTGTTACAGCAAAAAAATTACTGATTTGTTACCAAGCGACCAAATAATTCTTCATAATGTTATACTTAAAACATCGCACACAGCCTCAATGAGCGACAAGCCAACCTTTGCTGATTATCTCATGAAAGAAGATGCGCTCTCTTCGCTTTTTATCGATCATAAAACTTCGTACACCCTGCAAAGTAGACCAATCTGGTCTTTTAATCGCTGGCTGTGGACTAAAAAAATGAATCTCTACCACGCCTGCAAACAAAAACTTTCGCACATCACGTTTACGTATTTTTCGTTAATTTTTTTGGGCAACAAGTATTTTGCAAAATATGATTCACTGCGCGCCTTATTTAATCAGTGGGGCCTCGCACACTTTTTGGCACGCTCTGGCTTACACATTGTACTTTTCATTTTTATGTGGACATTTTTACTGAACTTAATTCCGCTACCGCTGCAATGGAAACGAATTATCTTGCTATGCTGCTGTTTTTGTTATTGCATGCTCAGTTGGATTAGTATTTCTTTTATTCGCGCATTTCTTGTTTTTATACTCACACAACTGGGCGCCCTTTTAGCACGACCAACACATTTTTTACATTTGCTTACTATTGCCTGCTTGCTCATTTTGTTGTTTAATCCGATACAACTTTTTTTTCTTGATTTCCAATTAACCTTTGGGCTAACCTTTACCTTAGCGTTGCTTGCCCACACAATCTAG